The window CCGTGAATTCGACCGTCAACACATCGCCCTCTTTGCCGCCGGGGTAATCACTGGGTGCACGGTGCACGGCATGCACCCTGCTGTCCGGAAAGATCTCGGAATAGAAGCGGGCGGCGGCCTCGGCATCCCTATCGTACCAGAGGCAAATCGTATTCTTTGCCATTGCGCGTTCCTTTCGCTGTGAAACCCTCGGACTTGTTTTTCATGGCTACCCTCCGAGATAGGCTGCCAACCGTTTTTCTCCACCCCGGAAGTCTCTCTCGGTTCCGATTCAAGGAACCATGCAGTAGGGTCATGCCCCGTGAATCCTGTCAAAGCAATCTGGAGTCAGCAGCAAATGGCCAAAGTCGCATTCCTCGGTCTCGGCGTCATGGGATACCCCATGGCCGGACATCTCAAGCTCCGCGGCGGACATGAGGTGACGGTCTACAACCGCACCGCCGCCAAGGCGGAAAGGTGGGCGGCCGAATTCGGGGGACGCGCGGCGGCGACTCCTGCCGAAGCCGCCAAGGATCAGGAGTTCATATTCGCCTGTGTCGGCAATGACGACGACCTGCGGTCGGTCACAACCGGAGACCATGGTGCCTTCGAGACGATCGGGGCCGGCGCAATCTTCATCGACAACACGACGGCCTCCGCCGAAGTCGCCCGCGAGCTTGATGCCGCCGCGCGCGCCAAGGGCGCGCATTTCATCGACGCACCGGTTTCCGGCGGTCAGGCGGGCGCCGAGAACGGCGTACTCACGGTGATGTGCGGCGGCGATGAGGAGGTCTTTGAAAAGGCAAAGCCCGTCATCGAGGCCTATGCCCGCATGGTCGGCCTGATGGGACCTGCAGGCTCCGGCCAACTGACCAAGATGATCAACCAGATCTGCATCGCCGGCCTCGTCCAGGGGCTCGCCGAAGGTATCCATTTCGGCAAGAAGGCGGGGCTCGACATCGAGAAGGTGATCGAGGTCATCTCCAAGGGAGCGGCCGGCTCCTGGCAGATGGAGAACCGTCACAAGACGATGAATGCCGGCAAATACGATTTCGGCTTCGCCGTGGACTGGATGCGCAAAGACCTCGATATCGTGCTGGCCGAAGCCCGGCGCAACGGAGCCAAGCTTCCCGTCACGGCCCTGGTCGACCAGTTCTACGCGGATGTCCAGGCGCTGGGCGGCAATCGTTGGGACACGTCGTCCCTGCTTGCCCGCCTGGAAAAATGACCCTCGCGCCGACGTCTTCGGCTGAAGAAATCATTGCTCATCTCCGCGCCGCCGGCTCGGCCGAAAATATTGCGGGCATGGCCCGCTTCGGCATCGAGACGGGGGCGGCGCTTGGCGTTTCGAGCGTCGCCCTTCGTCATATGGCCAGGCAGGTGAAGAAAGATCACAGCCGCGCGATCGAGCTCTGGCAATCCGGAATCCGCGAGGCGCGCATCCTTGCGGCCTATACCGCCGGTCCCGACGCCATGGCGCTCCCCGAAGCGCGCCGCTGGGTCGCCGATTGCAACTCCTGGGAAGTCGTCGATACGCTTGCCGGCCTTCTCGTCGCCGCTCGGCTGGAACAGGTGCTGATCCCTGAATGCGCGGCCGAAGAGCGCGAATTCGTTCGCCGCATTGCCTTTGCGATGATCGCCACCGCCGCCGTTCACCGCAAGAAGGAGCCCGATGCCACGATCCTTGCCTGGCTGCCACTCATCGAGGCCCATGCCAGTGACGGGCGCAACTTCGTCAAGAAGAGTGTCAATTGGGCGCTGAGGCAGGTCGGGAAGCGGAGCGCCGGTTGCCATGGACCTGCATTGGCAATCGCGGAAAAACTCGCCGCAAGCGAAGATCGCACGGCGCGATGGATCGGAAAGGATGCCGTGCGGGAACTGACGAGCGAGAAGACCCGAAGTCGGTTCCGTCTCTCCAGGTAAATTCCGCGTGCGATTGGAGTTCGGAAAGTCCCAGCAAGATCAAGGTACTGTCGAAAGAACCTGCAGCGCCTCCTGAACTTTGGATGACCTATTCCTCGCCCGACTTCGCCTGATCGATGACCATGTAGTCGAGCGGCAATTGGGTCGTGTATTTGATCTGCTCCATGGCGAAGGCAGAGGAGACATCGCGGATCTCGATCTTCGCGATCAATCGCTTGTAAAAGGCGTCATAGGCCGCGATATCCGGAACCACCACGCGCAGCAGGTAGTCCACATCGCCGCTCATGCGGTAGAACTCCACCACTTCCGGAAAATCGGCGACCACTTCGGCGAAGCGGCGCAGCCACTCCATGGAATGGGAATTGGTGCGGACCGAAACGAACACCGTGACCTTCGTATTGACCTTCACGGGATCGAGGAGCGCCACGCGCCGGCGGATGACGCCATCCTCTTCCATCTTCTGGATCCGACGCCAGCAGGGGGTCGTCGAGAGACCGACCTTCTTGGCAAGGTCGGCAACGGCCAAAGTCGAGTCCTCCTGCAAAAGGCGCAGGATTTTGCGGTCCAGACGGTCCATGGAAAATCCTCTCGAATATTTTTCCTTCTATAGCGCGAAATTGGTGAAGATAAAGAAAATTGTTTCAGGCGATGAGCGCCCTCACCCGCTCGCGCAGGAAGGGCAGCAGGTCGGCCTCGAACCAGGGATTTCGGCGCAACCAGCCCGTATTGCGCCAGCTCGGATGCGGCAGCGGCAATATGGCGCTGCCCGAATTGCGCCGGACGTAATGCTGCCAGTTGCCGACGGTCTCGCTCATCGATTTCGGACAGTCGGGCCCGAGATGCCAGCGCTGCGCGTAATGGCCGACGGCAAGCACCAATTCGATCTGCGGCATCGCCTCCACCACCCGCCGCCGCCAGAGCGGCGCACACTCGCCGCGCGGCGGCAGATCGCTACCATGGCTGTCATAGCCCGGAAAGCAGAACCCCATCGGCACGATCGCGAAATTCTGCGGGGCGTAAAAGGCGGCGCGATCGACGGCGAGCCATTGCCGCAGCCGGTCGCCGGAGGCGTCGTTGAAAGGCAGGCCGGATTCATGCACCCGAAGGCCGGGTGCCTGGCCGGCAATCAGGATGCGCGCGGAGGCAGAAAGGACGGTCACCGGCCGCGGTTCATGCGGCAGCCGATGCGCGAGGCCCCGCGCTGGGTCGTCCCGGCAGACTCGGCAGGCGGCGATAGCGGCGCGCAACGCCTGCAGCCGATCCTCTACGCTATCCGCCACCGATGATCCTCTCTGCCATCATGCGGACTTCATTCTCGATCCATTGCGCGATGAGTTCCAGCAAATCGCCGGCGCGGTGCGGCGTCTCCGCCGGTTCGCCATTGGTGCGGCGCCATTCCTGCGGCCGGACGAAATCCCCGCTCCACAACCCGGCCTGCCGCTCTCGTGCCGTCTCTTCCTCTGCGCGGTAAAGGCCATAGCTGACCGCCAGGCCCGAGAGAACCATTGCTCGGCCGACGTCGCGTCCTCCGCTTTCGCAGATGCCGAGCTCGCGGCCATAGCGATCGCGCCCATGCAGGCGGCAGCGCGTTGTTGCGCCTTCGACCAATGACGCCAGCCGCCGGCGCGCCTCCGCGCCGCAGTCCCAGGCATCCTCCCCGCGCCGGCAGCTCTGGCCGATCTCCGGCGCGTCGATGCCCTCGATCCGAACGCGCCGGCCGTCGAGCCGCAGGCTGTCGCCATCGCTCGCGATGGCCGCACCCTGCAGTTCTCCGGTCATGGGCTTTTCCGGCGGCGGGAGACGGGAGGCGAAATAGGCGCCGATACTCAACACAAGGAGGAACAGCCAGCCGCCGATCAGGCTGCCGCGTCCTTGCGGATCCCGGCTGCGCCCGGTCCGGCCCGCCGAACGGCCGAAGTCGAAGCGCCGGCCGGGATTTCGCCTGGGGCTGCCCACCGCGCCGAACCTGCCGCGTCCTATCCTCAAGCGAAGGCCTCCTCGTTCCGCACCGTCATCGCCATTCTCCATGCCGAGCCGAAAACGCAATCGCGCCACAATGGTTTTCGAATCCTTCATACCGGGCAGCAACTTCTTAAGGATTGCGCCCTAGACTGCAAGCCACACGCAATCCTCGAATCCGAGCATGAGCATCGCCGTCAGCACATCGACCGATAAGATCATCGTCGACAAATCGCGCGCCCATCGAAACAAGACGGTTTCGAGAACCGTTCGCGCGACGCGGCAACGGCTGCAGACCGGTTCGTCCGCACCCTCCGGCTTCGACCGCGAAATGCTCCTGCTCCACATCGACTCCGTCCTTTACGGAGCGATCGCCCTTCCGGTGCTCATCGTCCTGATCGCGGCCACCGGCATCTATCTTTCGGGTGACAGAAGCATTCTCTTATGGGCGCTGATGGCGCTTTCGGCCCACGCGGTCACCGTCTTCCTGGCGCGCAAGGCCAAGCGCGACAATATCGGAACCGAGAAGGTCACAACCTGGCGCCGCCGCTTCCTCGGCGGTCAAGTCCTGATGGGGTTCTGCTGGGCGATCTTCGCGCTTCGGGACTGCGACGCCTGCGGAGGCGTCAGCTTCGCCCTTTTCCAGGGCACGGGTCTGTTCATCGCGCTCGCAGCCACGGCGATCGGCACATTCCTCTTGCGCAATGCCCTGGTCTACACCTTCACGCCGGTCATCGTCGCACTTGCCGTCACTTCTTTGACCGGCGGCAACCCTGTCCATATCGGCCTGACCGGCATGCTGTCGCTGTCGCTCGCCTTTCTCGTCTTCATGACCGGTCGCATGAATCGCGCCAACGTCCATATCCTCTCGGTGCAGTCGGAAAAGGACGACCTGATCGCCGAGCTCGAGGTGGCGAAATCGATGTCGGACGAGGCGCGCCGGCGGGCGGAAGAAGCCAACCTCGCCAAGTCCCGCTTTCTCGCATCCATGTCGCACGAGCTGCGCACCCCGCTTAACGCCATCCTCGGCTTCTCCGAGGTCATGTCGAGCGAGGTTCTGGGGCCGCTCAACAATCCGACCTACAAGGAATACACGGTCGATATCCACCGCTCGGGCGAACATCTCTTGAACCTCATCAACGAGATCCTCGACCTGTCCCGGATCGAGGCCGGCAAGTACGAGCTCAATGAGGAGGCGGTGAACCTGGTCGAGATCGCCGAAGACTGCATCGGCATGGTGCAACTGCGCGCGCGCGGAAAGAACATCACGATCAGCGAGCAGTTCGAGCAGGGCATGCCCTCCGTCTGGATCGATGAAAAGGCGATGCGCCAGGTGACGCTGAACCTCCTGTCGAATGCGGTGAAGTTCACGCCCGCCGGCGGCGAGATCACCGTCAAGAGTGGCTGGACCGCCGGCGGCGGCCAGTACATCTCGATCAAGGACAACGGTCCCGGCATTCCCGAGGAGGAAATCCCGATCGTCCTCTCCGCCTTCGGGCAAGGCTCCATCGCAATCAAGAGCGCCGAGCAGGGCACAGGCCTCGGCCTGCCGATCGTTCAGGCGATCCTCGCCAAGCACAACGGCCAGTTCATCCTTCGCTCCAGGCTTCGCGAAGGCACCGAGGCGATCGCCATACTGCCGCCTCGCCGCGTGCTGCAGAGTCTGCCGCCGGTCGAGGACGCCCCCGCGCCCGCCCGCCGG is drawn from Sinorhizobium sojae CCBAU 05684 and contains these coding sequences:
- a CDS encoding NAD(P)-dependent oxidoreductase, with product MAKVAFLGLGVMGYPMAGHLKLRGGHEVTVYNRTAAKAERWAAEFGGRAAATPAEAAKDQEFIFACVGNDDDLRSVTTGDHGAFETIGAGAIFIDNTTASAEVARELDAAARAKGAHFIDAPVSGGQAGAENGVLTVMCGGDEEVFEKAKPVIEAYARMVGLMGPAGSGQLTKMINQICIAGLVQGLAEGIHFGKKAGLDIEKVIEVISKGAAGSWQMENRHKTMNAGKYDFGFAVDWMRKDLDIVLAEARRNGAKLPVTALVDQFYADVQALGGNRWDTSSLLARLEK
- a CDS encoding Lrp/AsnC family transcriptional regulator; translation: MDRLDRKILRLLQEDSTLAVADLAKKVGLSTTPCWRRIQKMEEDGVIRRRVALLDPVKVNTKVTVFVSVRTNSHSMEWLRRFAEVVADFPEVVEFYRMSGDVDYLLRVVVPDIAAYDAFYKRLIAKIEIRDVSSAFAMEQIKYTTQLPLDYMVIDQAKSGEE
- a CDS encoding sensor histidine kinase, producing the protein MSIAVSTSTDKIIVDKSRAHRNKTVSRTVRATRQRLQTGSSAPSGFDREMLLLHIDSVLYGAIALPVLIVLIAATGIYLSGDRSILLWALMALSAHAVTVFLARKAKRDNIGTEKVTTWRRRFLGGQVLMGFCWAIFALRDCDACGGVSFALFQGTGLFIALAATAIGTFLLRNALVYTFTPVIVALAVTSLTGGNPVHIGLTGMLSLSLAFLVFMTGRMNRANVHILSVQSEKDDLIAELEVAKSMSDEARRRAEEANLAKSRFLASMSHELRTPLNAILGFSEVMSSEVLGPLNNPTYKEYTVDIHRSGEHLLNLINEILDLSRIEAGKYELNEEAVNLVEIAEDCIGMVQLRARGKNITISEQFEQGMPSVWIDEKAMRQVTLNLLSNAVKFTPAGGEITVKSGWTAGGGQYISIKDNGPGIPEEEIPIVLSAFGQGSIAIKSAEQGTGLGLPIVQAILAKHNGQFILRSRLREGTEAIAILPPRRVLQSLPPVEDAPAPARRRRSFA
- a CDS encoding uracil-DNA glycosylase family protein; this encodes MADSVEDRLQALRAAIAACRVCRDDPARGLAHRLPHEPRPVTVLSASARILIAGQAPGLRVHESGLPFNDASGDRLRQWLAVDRAAFYAPQNFAIVPMGFCFPGYDSHGSDLPPRGECAPLWRRRVVEAMPQIELVLAVGHYAQRWHLGPDCPKSMSETVGNWQHYVRRNSGSAILPLPHPSWRNTGWLRRNPWFEADLLPFLRERVRALIA
- a CDS encoding DNA alkylation repair protein; protein product: MTLAPTSSAEEIIAHLRAAGSAENIAGMARFGIETGAALGVSSVALRHMARQVKKDHSRAIELWQSGIREARILAAYTAGPDAMALPEARRWVADCNSWEVVDTLAGLLVAARLEQVLIPECAAEEREFVRRIAFAMIATAAVHRKKEPDATILAWLPLIEAHASDGRNFVKKSVNWALRQVGKRSAGCHGPALAIAEKLAASEDRTARWIGKDAVRELTSEKTRSRFRLSR
- a CDS encoding thermonuclease family protein — protein: MENGDDGAERGGLRLRIGRGRFGAVGSPRRNPGRRFDFGRSAGRTGRSRDPQGRGSLIGGWLFLLVLSIGAYFASRLPPPEKPMTGELQGAAIASDGDSLRLDGRRVRIEGIDAPEIGQSCRRGEDAWDCGAEARRRLASLVEGATTRCRLHGRDRYGRELGICESGGRDVGRAMVLSGLAVSYGLYRAEEETARERQAGLWSGDFVRPQEWRRTNGEPAETPHRAGDLLELIAQWIENEVRMMAERIIGGG